A genomic window from Halorussus rarus includes:
- a CDS encoding DUF5814 domain-containing protein has translation MAVTDKIYVKNHRQIGSQLETNIPKGAFKGATLDMLFQGENLAQLDDTTQERVLDFAEDFLDCDCQSNPYCGCAEKKFMRYLLRLREQGLGPEAVVDVMTDDYMVYAYPGDILSFLDDSVRTLEAVEELADVEGDEEAAAEAREKKSTLSG, from the coding sequence GTGGCCGTCACAGACAAGATCTACGTCAAGAATCACCGCCAGATCGGCTCCCAGCTCGAGACCAACATCCCCAAGGGAGCGTTCAAGGGCGCGACCCTCGACATGCTGTTCCAGGGCGAGAACCTGGCGCAGCTCGACGACACGACCCAGGAGCGCGTCCTCGACTTCGCCGAGGACTTCCTCGACTGCGACTGCCAGTCCAACCCCTACTGCGGCTGCGCCGAGAAGAAGTTCATGCGCTACCTCCTCCGACTGCGCGAGCAGGGGCTCGGCCCGGAGGCCGTCGTCGACGTGATGACCGACGACTACATGGTGTACGCCTACCCCGGCGACATCCTCTCGTTCCTCGACGACTCGGTCCGGACGCTCGAGGCGGTCGAGGAGCTGGCCGACGTGGAGGGCGACGAGGAGGCGGCGGCAGAGGCCCGCGAGAAGAAGTCGACGCTGTCCGGGTAG
- a CDS encoding RNA-guided endonuclease InsQ/TnpB family protein, whose protein sequence is MADTEYCRRTAVTGLSVSPTDATRLRELVEEWKRGCQLAVNEAWGVCHTRSEVQQLAYDRLREETDLGSQHAVLATHRAAEAIKRSRQRDGVAGSDATGGSSGWPDGGKPEFTTPTVAFDTRTMTVFDDRTVSLTTTGERVRCEFDLPADGGYQSQYLDDESWEPAKSALHYRDGEFTFHLGFRTPSPAVDPPTEGATVLGVDLGVENLAVTSTARFFDAGELNHRREEFERVRASLDATGTRSAARTLRQAGERLDGFVRQRLHEVANGIVDEADEYDCELIAFGELSEVRELLPEAGPLHEWLFERLLSFVEYRAAERGIAVVEVNPEYTSQRCMECGFTHPQNRDLERRQFECLKCEASAHDDYNAAKNIAFRCVRRGPLSSRGLGAAACALRSGVVTPDDGFTPYAEISEAPKSD, encoded by the coding sequence GTGGCAGACACCGAATATTGCAGACGGACGGCAGTAACCGGACTTTCCGTGTCTCCGACGGACGCCACACGCCTTCGGGAGCTGGTCGAGGAGTGGAAGCGCGGCTGCCAGCTCGCGGTCAACGAGGCCTGGGGTGTCTGTCACACGAGAAGCGAGGTCCAGCAGCTCGCGTACGACCGCCTGCGGGAGGAGACCGACCTCGGGAGCCAGCACGCCGTGCTGGCGACCCACCGCGCGGCCGAGGCCATCAAGCGCAGCCGCCAGCGGGACGGCGTCGCCGGGAGCGACGCGACCGGCGGCTCGTCGGGCTGGCCCGACGGCGGCAAGCCCGAGTTCACCACCCCGACCGTCGCGTTCGACACCCGGACGATGACGGTGTTCGACGACCGGACGGTCAGCCTCACCACGACCGGCGAGCGCGTCCGGTGCGAGTTCGACCTCCCCGCGGACGGCGGCTACCAGTCGCAGTACCTCGACGACGAGAGCTGGGAGCCGGCCAAGAGCGCCCTCCACTACCGCGACGGGGAGTTCACCTTCCACCTCGGATTCCGGACGCCCAGCCCGGCGGTCGACCCGCCGACCGAGGGCGCGACGGTGCTCGGCGTCGACCTCGGCGTCGAGAACCTCGCGGTCACCAGCACCGCCCGGTTCTTCGACGCGGGCGAGCTCAACCACCGCCGCGAGGAGTTCGAGCGGGTCCGAGCGTCGCTCGACGCCACCGGCACCCGGAGCGCGGCCCGGACCCTCCGGCAGGCCGGCGAGCGGCTCGACGGGTTCGTCCGCCAGCGCCTCCACGAGGTGGCCAACGGCATCGTCGACGAGGCCGACGAGTACGACTGCGAGCTCATCGCGTTCGGCGAACTGAGCGAGGTCCGCGAACTGCTCCCCGAGGCGGGCCCGCTCCACGAGTGGCTGTTCGAGCGACTCCTCTCGTTCGTGGAGTACCGCGCCGCCGAGCGTGGCATCGCGGTCGTAGAGGTCAACCCCGAGTACACCAGCCAGCGGTGCATGGAGTGCGGGTTCACCCATCCGCAGAACCGCGACCTCGAGCGTCGGCAGTTCGAGTGCCTGAAGTGCGAGGCGTCGGCCCACGACGACTACAACGCCGCCAAGAACATCGCGTTCCGGTGCGTGCGCCGCGGCCCGCTGTCCTCGCGGGGGCTCGGCGCCGCGGCCTGCGCGCTCCGGTCGGGCGTGGTGACCCCCGACGACGGGTTCACGCCCTACGCGGAGATCTCGGAGGCGCCGAAGTCCGATTGA
- a CDS encoding CBS domain-containing protein, producing the protein MRSFTVGRAFGIPIKLDLTFLLILPVFAWLIGSQVGLWVDNLNFFLDPDLSRTALTTGNLQWILGAAAAVGLFAGVVLHELGHSLVAMRYGFPIDSITLWIFGGIAQLTEQPENWKQEFAIAIAGPAVSVALGVVSYLALFAVPDGLPTVRFLFGYLALMNVALAAFNLLPGFPMDGGRVLRAILGRTRSFAEATRIAAEVGKLFAILLGLFGLFGNWLLIGIAFFIYIGATSEAQQTVMNAAFRDVRVRDVMTSADDLDTVEPDMSVADLMETMFRQRHTGYPVLEDGELVGMVTLDDAREVTEVERDAYTVADVMSRDLKTIPASDDAMSAFEKIQQHGVGRLLVIDAEGELTGLVSRTDLVTAFDIIQKSGRADRITPADQPVSEAERPSR; encoded by the coding sequence ATGAGAAGCTTCACGGTCGGGCGGGCGTTCGGCATCCCCATCAAACTCGACCTGACGTTCCTGCTCATCCTGCCGGTGTTCGCGTGGCTCATCGGCTCGCAGGTGGGCCTCTGGGTGGACAACCTCAACTTCTTCCTGGACCCCGACCTCAGTCGGACCGCGCTCACGACGGGCAACCTGCAGTGGATTCTGGGCGCGGCCGCCGCCGTCGGGCTGTTCGCGGGGGTGGTGCTCCACGAGCTCGGCCACTCGCTGGTCGCGATGCGCTACGGGTTCCCCATCGACTCCATCACGCTGTGGATCTTCGGCGGCATCGCCCAGCTGACCGAACAGCCCGAGAACTGGAAGCAGGAGTTCGCCATCGCCATCGCGGGGCCGGCGGTCAGCGTCGCGCTGGGGGTCGTCTCCTACCTGGCGCTGTTCGCGGTCCCGGACGGGCTGCCGACGGTCCGGTTCCTCTTCGGCTACCTCGCGCTGATGAACGTCGCGCTGGCGGCGTTCAACCTCCTGCCGGGGTTCCCGATGGACGGCGGCCGGGTGCTCCGCGCGATCCTGGGCCGGACCCGGTCGTTCGCCGAGGCCACCCGGATCGCCGCCGAGGTGGGCAAGCTGTTCGCCATCCTGCTCGGCCTGTTCGGCCTGTTCGGCAACTGGCTGCTCATCGGCATCGCCTTCTTCATCTACATCGGCGCGACCAGCGAGGCCCAGCAGACCGTGATGAACGCGGCGTTCCGCGACGTGCGGGTCCGGGACGTGATGACCTCCGCGGACGACCTCGATACGGTCGAGCCCGACATGTCGGTCGCCGACCTGATGGAGACGATGTTCCGCCAGCGCCACACCGGCTACCCGGTACTCGAGGACGGCGAACTCGTCGGGATGGTGACCCTCGACGACGCCCGCGAGGTGACGGAGGTCGAGCGCGACGCCTACACCGTCGCGGACGTGATGAGCCGCGACCTCAAGACGATTCCCGCCTCCGACGACGCGATGTCGGCGTTCGAGAAGATCCAGCAGCACGGCGTCGGCCGCCTGCTGGTCATCGACGCCGAGGGCGAGCTCACCGGGCTGGTCTCGCGGACCGACCTGGTGACCGCCTTCGACATCATCCAGAAGAGCGGCCGGGCCGACCGGATCACCCCCGCCGACCAGCCCGTGAGCGAGGCCGAGCGGCCCTCCAGGTAG
- a CDS encoding SOS response-associated peptidase: MCGRLSLFAPPGLLAERFDADPVRELDPRYNVAPGQDHPVVRNDDPESIRFPTWGLVPTWADGPSSSGHVNARAETLTEKPSFREAFAERRCLVLADGFYDWKGTPTGKQPYRVEREDREPFALAGLWEPAPGADDGDEGSANETDGAGATFTVVTTEPNAVAEPVHHRMPVVLDPEGERRWLREDDPEALTDLLGPSPTPEMHAYPVPSALGDPANDSPDLVEEVPAEEDVQTGLDEF; this comes from the coding sequence ATGTGCGGCAGACTCTCGCTGTTCGCGCCGCCCGGCCTGCTCGCCGAGCGGTTCGACGCCGACCCGGTCCGCGAGCTCGACCCCCGGTACAACGTCGCGCCCGGTCAGGACCACCCGGTCGTCCGGAACGACGACCCCGAGTCAATCCGCTTCCCGACGTGGGGACTCGTCCCGACGTGGGCCGACGGCCCGTCGTCGTCGGGGCACGTCAACGCCCGGGCCGAGACGCTGACCGAGAAGCCCAGCTTCCGCGAGGCGTTCGCCGAGCGCCGGTGTCTGGTCCTCGCGGACGGCTTCTACGACTGGAAGGGGACGCCCACCGGCAAGCAGCCCTACCGGGTCGAGCGCGAGGACCGCGAGCCGTTCGCGCTCGCGGGCCTGTGGGAGCCGGCACCGGGCGCGGACGACGGGGACGAGGGGAGTGCGAACGAAACCGACGGCGCCGGCGCGACCTTCACCGTCGTCACCACCGAGCCGAACGCCGTCGCCGAACCGGTCCACCACCGGATGCCGGTCGTGCTCGACCCCGAGGGCGAGCGCCGCTGGCTCCGCGAGGACGACCCCGAGGCGCTGACCGACCTGCTCGGCCCGTCGCCGACCCCGGAGATGCACGCGTATCCCGTTCCCTCGGCGCTCGGCGACCCCGCGAACGATTCGCCAGACCTGGTCGAGGAAGTGCCGGCCGAGGAGGACGTCCAGACCGGCCTTGACGAGTTCTGA
- a CDS encoding ribbon-helix-helix protein, CopG family, which translates to MGNKNKTISFRVNEDSFETLREIAEERDISLSAVFRDYVDTLVAHDGRVQVVPESEIGEETDGAEFPPKVEVPKSFVREHERLELEAEHLREQLQEYKQYASRLQQEVEERDDVEEVVHLEDLDDELDTDDTYRIG; encoded by the coding sequence ATGGGTAACAAGAACAAGACCATCTCCTTCCGGGTCAACGAGGACTCCTTCGAGACGCTCCGGGAGATCGCCGAGGAGCGGGACATCTCGCTCTCGGCGGTGTTCCGCGACTACGTGGACACGCTGGTGGCCCACGACGGCCGGGTCCAGGTCGTCCCGGAGAGCGAGATCGGCGAGGAGACCGACGGCGCGGAGTTCCCCCCGAAGGTCGAGGTGCCCAAGAGCTTCGTCCGGGAGCACGAGCGCCTCGAACTCGAGGCCGAGCACCTCCGCGAGCAGCTCCAGGAGTACAAGCAGTACGCGAGCCGCCTCCAGCAGGAGGTCGAGGAGCGCGACGACGTCGAGGAGGTCGTCCATCTCGAGGACCTGGACGACGAGCTCGACACCGACGACACCTACCGCATCGGGTGA
- a CDS encoding ABC transporter substrate-binding protein: MVTNNDAERADGDVSRRGFLRATGAAGASVALTGTGAAESDGEVTDQQTTTQGQSGGTLRLINQSMSTLDPVKASDTASGEVTGQIFDGLLNWPDGGIPVEPLIAAGYERSDDFTTYTFDLKQGVQFHNDDEVTAQDIVYSWERLAASDNSRAKADILTSVGVVHETDDEGAYVPESMGVEAVGDYTVRLNIEQPFASVLQVLANNQFAAVPEGIVGDIQGYDGRMDYQQFATANPVGAGPFTFENWSRETEAVVSAFENYHGTGPRVDRVHWQIITSPNARYNYAMNRNADAFTIPTSRYDQSKVSVENTDEKGREVGTYGPARNGETLDYLSVVTLNVFYIGFNMTRVEEPARKATAYAMNQQQVIDQVFKGRGSAAYHYTAPPVYPGGASAYEQHAEQNYPYGYDQTQLDQARQVMEEAGYGPNNKYSFELIAYESSQAWQSVGQLLRDKLASAHIDLNMRVAPFSALLKQVRQGNVDAFTLGWIVPWAAPDAFVKHLNPATSDPSLGAPESYNNWPEDSQSAQRAIQAWQKIQNNPAPTDQARQVRTEAAITMEEANWEAMANLPVYHESEERFHYQWADLQKFGVGGSYKQKYNEATVGDRP; encoded by the coding sequence ATGGTTACCAACAACGACGCGGAGCGGGCCGACGGCGACGTGTCCCGGCGGGGGTTCCTCCGGGCGACCGGGGCGGCGGGGGCGTCGGTCGCGCTGACGGGAACGGGCGCGGCGGAGAGCGACGGCGAAGTGACCGACCAGCAGACGACGACGCAGGGCCAGTCCGGCGGGACGCTGAGGCTCATCAACCAGTCGATGAGCACGCTCGACCCGGTGAAGGCCTCCGACACGGCGTCGGGCGAGGTCACGGGACAGATATTCGACGGCCTGCTGAACTGGCCCGACGGCGGCATCCCGGTCGAACCGCTCATCGCCGCGGGGTACGAGCGGTCCGACGACTTCACGACGTACACGTTCGACCTCAAGCAGGGGGTGCAGTTCCACAACGACGACGAGGTGACGGCCCAGGACATCGTCTACTCGTGGGAGCGGCTCGCCGCCTCGGACAACTCCCGGGCGAAGGCGGACATCCTCACGTCGGTCGGCGTGGTCCACGAGACCGACGACGAGGGCGCGTACGTCCCGGAGTCGATGGGCGTCGAGGCGGTCGGCGACTACACGGTCCGGCTGAACATCGAGCAGCCGTTCGCGTCGGTGCTGCAGGTGCTCGCCAACAACCAGTTCGCGGCCGTGCCCGAGGGCATCGTCGGGGACATCCAGGGGTACGACGGCCGGATGGACTACCAGCAGTTCGCGACCGCGAACCCCGTCGGCGCCGGCCCGTTCACCTTCGAGAACTGGTCGCGCGAGACCGAGGCGGTGGTCTCGGCGTTCGAGAACTACCACGGGACGGGACCGCGGGTCGACCGGGTCCACTGGCAGATCATCACCAGCCCGAACGCCCGGTACAACTACGCGATGAACCGGAACGCCGACGCGTTCACCATCCCGACCTCCCGGTACGACCAGAGCAAGGTGAGCGTCGAGAACACCGACGAGAAGGGCCGGGAGGTCGGCACGTACGGGCCGGCCCGGAACGGCGAGACCCTCGACTACCTCTCGGTGGTCACGCTCAACGTCTTCTACATCGGGTTCAACATGACCCGGGTCGAGGAACCGGCCCGGAAGGCGACCGCCTACGCGATGAACCAGCAGCAGGTCATCGACCAGGTGTTCAAGGGCCGGGGCAGCGCGGCCTACCACTACACCGCGCCGCCGGTGTACCCCGGCGGGGCGTCGGCCTACGAGCAGCACGCCGAGCAGAACTACCCGTACGGGTACGACCAGACCCAGCTCGACCAGGCCCGGCAGGTGATGGAGGAGGCCGGCTACGGCCCGAACAACAAGTACTCGTTCGAGCTCATCGCCTACGAGTCCTCGCAGGCGTGGCAGAGCGTCGGCCAGCTCCTCCGGGACAAGCTCGCCAGCGCCCACATCGACCTGAACATGCGGGTCGCCCCGTTCTCGGCGCTGCTCAAGCAGGTCCGACAGGGCAACGTCGACGCGTTCACGCTGGGCTGGATCGTGCCGTGGGCCGCACCCGACGCGTTCGTCAAGCACCTCAACCCGGCGACGTCGGACCCCTCGCTGGGCGCGCCCGAGTCGTACAACAACTGGCCGGAGGACTCCCAGTCGGCCCAGCGGGCGATCCAGGCGTGGCAGAAGATACAGAACAACCCCGCACCGACCGACCAGGCCCGGCAGGTGCGCACCGAGGCGGCGATCACCATGGAGGAGGCCAACTGGGAGGCGATGGCGAACCTCCCGGTGTACCACGAGAGCGAGGAGCGGTTCCACTACCAGTGGGCCGACCTCCAGAAGTTCGGCGTCGGCGGGAGCTACAAGCAGAAGTACAACGAGGCGACGGTCGGCGACCGGCCCTGA